A single window of Granulicella mallensis MP5ACTX8 DNA harbors:
- a CDS encoding M1 family metallopeptidase, giving the protein MKKCSLLSGIFLAMAVASYAQTQTATQPSAQSATTTPGATAGHGAHPPDEVKPPTKDDLLRGAYGPYRANNDLLFYHLDLRVDPVAKSIAGTNTVRFRMLADGKRIQLELTPQLNIDSIKLGEKTLQYTREERTVWIDFPETLRKGNVYEVAFAYSGKPVTQGRFGCFSFDKDKEGKPWVTTACEGEGPSVWWPNKDQWRDEPQDGMEIDVAVPNGLMDVSNGRFVSSKDLGDGYTQWKWLVHYPINNYDVALNIGEYQHFSGKHGATTLDFYALPEDLEKAKAQFAQVPEMLDAYEHYFGEYPFDKDGYKLIEVPYAGMEHQSAVAYGNHFENGYYGRDWTGVGISPKFDFIIIHESGHEWFGNSVTAADPSDMWIHEGWTTYLEVLYVEYRWGKADGLRYVNGLKAKVKNELPSISQHGINREPPQDQYFKGALMINTLRSVIGDDAKWFADIHDFYQRFKYQNIMTEDVVSWWNERTGMNLTPFFDEYLRHAALPILELHLDEAKHTMSYRWKADETGFAMPIQVGDPQHWTTVTPVTGEWKTMPWVGTGEEFKVATDLYYVAVKQE; this is encoded by the coding sequence ATGAAGAAATGTTCGCTGCTGAGTGGTATTTTTCTGGCGATGGCCGTCGCAAGCTACGCACAAACGCAAACCGCAACCCAGCCATCGGCGCAGAGTGCGACAACGACGCCCGGAGCTACTGCCGGCCATGGGGCGCATCCGCCGGATGAGGTCAAGCCTCCCACCAAAGACGATCTGTTGCGAGGCGCTTATGGCCCGTATCGCGCCAACAACGACCTGCTCTTCTACCATCTAGACCTGCGCGTCGATCCCGTGGCTAAGTCCATCGCCGGAACGAACACCGTTCGCTTCCGCATGCTGGCGGACGGCAAGCGCATCCAGCTGGAGCTGACGCCGCAGCTCAATATCGACAGCATCAAGCTCGGTGAAAAGACGCTCCAGTACACCCGCGAAGAGCGTACGGTCTGGATCGATTTTCCAGAGACGCTGCGCAAGGGGAATGTTTACGAGGTCGCGTTTGCCTACTCCGGCAAGCCGGTGACGCAGGGCCGTTTCGGGTGCTTCTCCTTCGACAAGGACAAGGAAGGCAAGCCATGGGTTACGACGGCTTGCGAGGGGGAGGGCCCGAGCGTCTGGTGGCCGAACAAGGACCAGTGGCGCGATGAGCCGCAGGACGGCATGGAGATCGATGTCGCCGTGCCGAATGGGTTGATGGATGTGTCGAATGGCCGGTTCGTCAGCAGCAAGGACCTGGGCGACGGCTATACGCAGTGGAAGTGGCTGGTGCACTATCCGATCAACAACTATGACGTCGCGCTGAACATCGGCGAATATCAGCACTTTTCAGGCAAGCACGGTGCGACGACGCTCGATTTTTATGCGTTGCCGGAAGACCTGGAGAAGGCCAAGGCGCAGTTCGCGCAGGTGCCTGAGATGCTCGACGCCTATGAGCACTACTTTGGTGAGTATCCGTTCGATAAGGATGGGTACAAGCTGATCGAAGTGCCGTACGCGGGCATGGAACACCAGTCGGCGGTGGCCTATGGCAACCACTTTGAGAACGGCTACTATGGCCGCGATTGGACGGGCGTGGGGATCAGCCCCAAGTTCGACTTCATCATCATTCACGAGAGCGGGCATGAGTGGTTCGGCAACTCGGTCACAGCGGCAGACCCGTCGGACATGTGGATTCATGAAGGTTGGACCACCTACCTGGAGGTGCTGTACGTCGAGTACCGCTGGGGCAAGGCCGATGGTCTGCGCTATGTGAATGGGCTGAAGGCGAAGGTGAAGAACGAGCTGCCGAGCATCTCGCAGCATGGGATCAACCGGGAGCCGCCGCAGGACCAGTACTTCAAGGGCGCGCTGATGATCAACACCTTGCGCAGTGTGATCGGCGACGATGCGAAGTGGTTTGCCGATATCCATGACTTCTATCAGCGGTTCAAGTATCAGAACATCATGACCGAAGACGTCGTGAGCTGGTGGAACGAACGGACGGGGATGAACCTGACGCCGTTCTTCGACGAGTATCTGCGGCATGCGGCGTTGCCGATTCTGGAGCTGCACCTCGATGAGGCGAAGCACACGATGAGTTATCGCTGGAAGGCTGATGAGACGGGCTTTGCGATGCCGATCCAAGTGGGCGATCCGCAGCATTGGACGACGGTAACTCCGGTGACGGGGGAGTGGAAGACGATGCCTTGGGTGGGAACGGGTGAGGAGTTCAAGGTGGCGACTGATTTGTATTATGTTGCAGTGAAGCAGGAGTAG
- a CDS encoding DUF4126 domain-containing protein, with protein sequence MTFTPPTIAALIVAISFAAGLNVYATVATLGILAHFHWVVLPPSLNALTNPWVMGAAGLLFIIEFFADKIPAFDLIWNAAQTFVRVPVATLIAYKAASQLSPELQLLAAAAAAIISAIAHTSKTAARTLVTTSPEPASNIALSTTEDVAAIGLTWVATHHPYTAATIAGVFLVLMILSIRWIARQLRRIWSRRPDWLRSQSIERRQEKGGAE encoded by the coding sequence ATGACCTTCACGCCCCCCACCATCGCCGCTCTGATCGTCGCCATCAGCTTCGCCGCCGGACTCAACGTCTACGCCACGGTCGCCACACTGGGCATCCTGGCGCACTTCCATTGGGTCGTTCTGCCCCCATCCCTGAACGCCCTGACGAATCCCTGGGTCATGGGCGCCGCCGGTCTGCTCTTCATCATCGAGTTCTTCGCCGACAAGATCCCCGCCTTCGACCTCATCTGGAACGCCGCCCAGACCTTCGTCCGCGTTCCGGTCGCGACACTGATCGCCTACAAAGCAGCCTCCCAGCTTTCCCCGGAGCTGCAGTTACTGGCCGCCGCAGCAGCCGCAATCATCTCTGCCATCGCCCACACCTCGAAGACCGCGGCCCGCACCCTGGTCACCACCAGCCCCGAACCAGCCTCCAACATCGCTCTCTCCACCACCGAAGACGTGGCCGCTATCGGTCTCACCTGGGTCGCTACGCACCACCCCTACACCGCCGCCACCATCGCCGGGGTCTTTCTCGTCCTGATGATCCTCAGCATCCGCTGGATCGCGCGCCAATTGAGACGCATATGGTCACGCAGACCGGACTGGCTGCGATCACAAAGCATAGAGCGTAGACAAGAAAAAGGCGGCGCGGAATAA
- the ftsH gene encoding ATP-dependent zinc metalloprotease FtsH → MNSTVKQLLIWVFAVACILVGWRYVATTMGADHNKLTSLTELQNDAAAGKISEVTVTGVDVTGKYKDGKESFHTTIPQNYPDLYKNLTDHGVNVIVKDPSGGIWLTILFQVAPIAAIALFLLFMMRQMQSGGNKALSFGKNRARLLSMQQKKITFKDVAGVDEAKEELKEIIEFLREAQKFQRLGGRIPKGVLMVGPPGTGKTLLARAVAGEANVPFFSISGSDFVEMFVGVGASRVRDLFEQGKKNAPCIIFIDEIDAVGRHRGAGLGGGHDEREQTLNQLLVEMDGFESNDGVILIAATNRPDVLDPALLRPGRFDRRVIVDRPDIRGREEVLRVHSKKVPLSEDVDLPVLARGTPGFSGADLANMVNEAALTAARFNRKAVHMYDFEVAKDKVLMGAERKSMLLSEDDKRDTAYHEAGHVLVAAKRDHSDPLHKVTIIPRGMALGVTMHLPEEDKHTVTKDYLNTQLAILMGGRCAEEIFMNRMTTGAGNDIVRATELARKMVCEYGMSELGPLTYGKKEEQIFLGREIAQARDYSDDTANQIDKAVRSLVDEGYRSAHQILEDNRDIMHRMAAALLERETLDAVEIQLLIQGKELPPAKSSLAYADGDGDVQKVSKPESGRKTGFNEGLPTTA, encoded by the coding sequence TTGAATTCGACAGTCAAACAATTGTTGATATGGGTCTTTGCAGTTGCCTGCATTTTGGTTGGGTGGCGCTACGTCGCGACCACGATGGGAGCCGACCACAATAAGCTGACCAGCCTTACAGAACTGCAGAACGACGCGGCCGCCGGAAAGATCTCGGAGGTCACTGTGACGGGGGTCGATGTCACGGGCAAGTACAAGGACGGCAAAGAGTCCTTCCATACGACAATTCCGCAGAACTATCCGGACCTCTACAAGAACCTGACCGACCATGGCGTGAACGTCATCGTCAAGGACCCCAGCGGCGGGATCTGGTTGACCATCCTGTTCCAGGTGGCACCGATCGCTGCGATCGCTCTGTTCCTGCTGTTCATGATGCGGCAGATGCAGTCGGGCGGAAACAAGGCGCTGAGTTTTGGCAAGAACCGCGCTCGCCTGCTCTCCATGCAGCAGAAGAAGATCACCTTCAAGGACGTCGCCGGTGTGGATGAGGCGAAGGAAGAGCTGAAGGAGATCATCGAGTTTCTGCGCGAGGCGCAGAAGTTCCAGCGCCTGGGCGGACGCATTCCCAAGGGCGTGCTGATGGTCGGACCTCCGGGCACCGGCAAGACCCTGCTGGCCCGCGCTGTGGCCGGAGAGGCCAATGTTCCGTTCTTCTCGATCTCCGGTTCGGACTTCGTCGAGATGTTCGTCGGCGTCGGTGCAAGCCGCGTACGCGACCTGTTCGAGCAGGGCAAGAAGAATGCTCCCTGCATCATCTTCATCGATGAGATCGACGCTGTAGGACGGCACCGCGGTGCAGGTCTCGGCGGCGGACACGATGAGCGTGAGCAGACGCTGAACCAGCTCCTCGTCGAGATGGACGGCTTTGAGTCCAACGACGGCGTGATCCTGATCGCTGCGACCAATCGTCCTGACGTTCTCGATCCGGCGCTGCTGCGTCCGGGCCGCTTCGATCGTCGCGTGATCGTCGATCGTCCTGACATTCGCGGACGTGAAGAGGTTCTGCGGGTTCACTCGAAGAAGGTTCCTCTCTCCGAAGATGTCGACCTGCCGGTTCTGGCACGCGGCACACCGGGCTTCAGCGGTGCGGACCTCGCCAACATGGTGAACGAGGCGGCTCTTACGGCGGCGCGTTTCAACCGCAAGGCTGTCCACATGTATGACTTCGAAGTCGCCAAGGACAAGGTGTTGATGGGCGCTGAGCGCAAGTCGATGCTGCTGTCTGAAGATGACAAGCGCGACACGGCGTACCACGAGGCCGGTCACGTGCTCGTCGCCGCCAAGCGCGACCACTCCGATCCTTTGCACAAGGTGACGATCATTCCGCGCGGCATGGCGCTGGGCGTGACGATGCACCTTCCCGAGGAAGACAAGCACACGGTCACGAAGGACTATCTGAACACGCAGCTTGCCATCCTGATGGGTGGACGCTGCGCCGAAGAGATCTTCATGAACCGCATGACGACCGGAGCGGGCAACGACATCGTTCGCGCTACGGAACTCGCTCGCAAGATGGTATGCGAGTACGGCATGAGCGAGCTCGGACCGCTGACCTACGGCAAGAAGGAAGAGCAGATCTTCCTGGGCCGCGAGATCGCACAGGCACGGGATTACTCGGACGATACGGCGAACCAGATCGACAAGGCCGTACGCTCGCTGGTGGACGAAGGCTATCGCTCAGCTCACCAGATCCTCGAAGATAATCGCGACATCATGCACCGCATGGCTGCTGCTTTGCTCGAGCGTGAGACGCTGGATGCTGTTGAGATCCAGTTGCTCATTCAGGGCAAGGAACTGCCGCCGGCAAAGTCTTCTCTGGCCTATGCGGACGGAGATGGCGATGTTCAAAAGGTGTCGAAGCCCGAGAGCGGTCGCAAGACCGGCTTCAACGAAGGCCTGCCGACCACGGCGTAA
- the tilS gene encoding tRNA lysidine(34) synthetase TilS, which yields MAGNLLIAPSLFRAGDRVCVAISGGADSTALLLALKEANAAKESLGVVVSAAHVHHGLRGGEADDDEVFVRELCERLAVPLTVFHVDTAARQAAEREGVEEAARELRYEALRGLLPEGRVDAIATAHTLDDQAETVMMKLLRGAWTEGLGGISPVVQGLGIREQGLGLGVEGSGPRVQGSVGGRVVRPLLGVRRAEVEAFLQARGQVWRTDSSNRDLELTRNRVRHELMPVLRSFNPCVDELLANMAAIARDEEAHWETELRRLLPQVLLPGKPVRGGGRAVSTAIGEAACSLEIERLKAMDAGLRRRVVRAAARSMGFRLNFEETAKLLALAGFGGYIGIQGKIGSRLELRAGLRGERSARELRLWRQ from the coding sequence ATGGCAGGAAATCTGTTAATCGCTCCATCGCTGTTTCGCGCGGGTGACCGGGTCTGTGTCGCCATCTCCGGTGGCGCGGACTCGACGGCGCTGCTGTTGGCGCTGAAAGAGGCTAATGCGGCGAAGGAGTCGCTGGGCGTGGTGGTGAGCGCAGCCCATGTGCACCATGGTCTGCGTGGCGGGGAGGCCGATGACGATGAGGTCTTCGTCCGGGAGCTATGCGAGCGGCTGGCCGTTCCCCTGACGGTGTTTCATGTCGATACGGCGGCTCGCCAGGCGGCGGAGCGTGAAGGGGTTGAGGAAGCTGCCCGCGAGCTGCGGTATGAGGCCTTGCGAGGCCTTCTGCCGGAGGGCCGGGTCGATGCCATCGCCACTGCCCATACCCTTGACGACCAGGCGGAGACCGTGATGATGAAGCTTCTGCGCGGGGCCTGGACGGAGGGGTTGGGGGGAATCTCGCCGGTAGTGCAGGGATTAGGGATTAGGGAACAGGGATTAGGGCTCGGTGTTGAGGGTTCAGGGCCCAGGGTTCAGGGCTCAGTAGGCGGTAGGGTCGTGAGGCCTTTGCTCGGGGTGCGGCGGGCGGAGGTGGAGGCGTTTTTGCAGGCTCGAGGGCAGGTTTGGCGGACGGATTCCAGCAATCGCGACCTGGAGTTGACCCGCAACCGCGTGCGGCACGAGCTGATGCCGGTATTGCGCAGCTTTAATCCTTGCGTGGATGAGCTGCTGGCGAATATGGCGGCGATTGCGCGGGATGAGGAAGCGCACTGGGAGACTGAGTTGCGCCGTCTGCTGCCGCAGGTACTGTTGCCTGGAAAGCCGGTTCGGGGCGGCGGGCGGGCTGTGAGTACGGCTATCGGAGAGGCTGCGTGCTCCCTGGAGATTGAGAGATTGAAGGCCATGGATGCCGGATTGCGGCGGAGGGTTGTGCGGGCAGCGGCAAGATCAATGGGCTTCCGGCTCAATTTTGAAGAAACGGCTAAATTGTTGGCGCTGGCAGGATTTGGGGGCTATATCGGCATCCAAGGAAAGATCGGGAGTCGTCTGGAACTGCGTGCGGGGCTGCGTGGAGAGCGCTCAGCCCGCGAATTACGGCTCTGGCGGCAGTAA
- a CDS encoding GNAT family N-acetyltransferase, translating to MPNLRRATIGDAALIAAHRHSMFQDNNFASEARLSEMDAAFEPWVRERLADGRYVGLFLEEDGHVLAAAGIFFQDFPPHWMDPQPTRAYLLNFYTAPKARGRGFANQLLKLSVEECRTRGIGVITLHASPFGKPIYEKFGFSHSNEMMFRPEEGNRK from the coding sequence ATGCCGAACTTACGCCGCGCCACTATAGGCGACGCCGCCCTTATCGCCGCGCACCGTCACAGCATGTTTCAGGACAATAACTTCGCCAGCGAAGCCCGCCTCTCCGAGATGGATGCCGCCTTTGAACCCTGGGTCCGCGAGCGCCTCGCCGACGGCCGCTATGTCGGCCTGTTCCTCGAAGAAGACGGCCACGTGCTGGCTGCCGCCGGCATCTTCTTCCAGGACTTCCCGCCGCACTGGATGGATCCCCAGCCCACACGCGCCTATCTGCTCAACTTCTACACTGCACCCAAAGCCCGGGGACGCGGCTTTGCCAACCAGTTACTCAAGCTCTCCGTAGAGGAGTGCCGCACCCGTGGCATCGGCGTCATCACCCTGCACGCCTCGCCATTCGGCAAGCCAATCTACGAGAAGTTCGGCTTCTCACACTCTAACGAAATGATGTTCCGGCCAGAAGAAGGAAACAGGAAGTAG
- the ispD gene encoding 2-C-methyl-D-erythritol 4-phosphate cytidylyltransferase: MSVFVILPAAGIGTRMASTGAAPKQFLTLKGIPLLLHSLRAFLAVPRVTAIYVAVRTSERARVAALIAEHNLGEKVHVVTGGDSRQDSVSRALAALPSTAENDIVLVHDAVRPLIDPTTIGRTIDSIQKHGAAIVGTPAIDTIKQVERTADGALITATIPRELIVHAQTPQGARVPLMRQAFSEAAADEFIGTDEASLLERAGIPVFVVQGHARNFKVTQPGDLEIAEFYLAG, encoded by the coding sequence ATGTCTGTCTTCGTCATTCTCCCCGCAGCCGGTATCGGTACCCGCATGGCCTCCACCGGGGCCGCGCCCAAGCAGTTCCTCACGCTCAAAGGAATCCCCCTTCTACTGCATTCGCTGCGTGCCTTTCTCGCGGTACCGCGCGTCACGGCCATCTACGTCGCCGTGCGCACGTCCGAGCGGGCTCGAGTAGCGGCATTGATCGCGGAGCATAACCTCGGCGAAAAGGTCCACGTCGTCACCGGCGGCGACTCGCGCCAGGACTCCGTCTCCAGAGCTCTCGCGGCCCTGCCGTCGACCGCCGAAAACGATATCGTTCTGGTTCACGACGCCGTCCGCCCGCTCATCGATCCCACGACCATCGGCCGCACGATCGACTCCATCCAGAAACACGGCGCAGCCATCGTCGGCACCCCCGCCATCGACACCATCAAGCAGGTCGAGCGCACCGCCGACGGAGCCCTGATCACCGCAACCATTCCCCGCGAACTCATCGTCCACGCGCAGACCCCGCAGGGAGCACGCGTTCCGCTGATGCGCCAGGCCTTCTCCGAAGCCGCAGCCGACGAGTTCATCGGCACCGACGAGGCCAGCCTGCTCGAACGCGCCGGCATCCCGGTCTTCGTCGTCCAGGGCCACGCGCGCAACTTCAAGGTCACGCAGCCCGGCGACCTCGAAATCGCCGAGTTCTACCTGGCAGGCTAA
- the ispF gene encoding 2-C-methyl-D-erythritol 2,4-cyclodiphosphate synthase: protein MSMRIGLGFDSHAFKPGVPLVIGGLKIDHPEGLAGHSDGDLLLHAITDALLGAVSAGDIGTFFPPTDPKWKGADSTVFLETALEEIALAGYKIVNIDCVLIMHRPKIVPIAGDMRGRVADLLGLDLKNVSIKGKTPEGLTQDGTAVAHVVALLESIDLPSEPKKMEALAEAPSEADIDGVLSTLVTGGRDTSALGRKLPTFDTDDLT from the coding sequence ATGTCCATGCGTATCGGCCTCGGTTTCGACTCTCACGCCTTCAAACCCGGTGTCCCCCTGGTCATCGGCGGCCTTAAGATCGATCACCCCGAGGGCCTCGCCGGGCACTCCGACGGCGATCTGCTGCTCCATGCCATCACCGACGCCCTGCTCGGGGCCGTCTCCGCCGGAGACATCGGCACCTTCTTCCCGCCGACCGATCCCAAGTGGAAGGGCGCGGACTCCACCGTCTTCCTCGAGACGGCGCTCGAAGAGATCGCCCTGGCCGGCTACAAGATTGTGAACATTGACTGCGTGCTCATCATGCACCGCCCCAAGATCGTGCCGATTGCGGGCGATATGCGCGGCCGCGTCGCCGACCTGCTGGGCCTCGACCTGAAGAACGTCAGCATCAAGGGCAAGACCCCCGAAGGACTCACCCAGGACGGCACCGCCGTCGCACACGTCGTCGCTCTGCTGGAGTCGATCGACCTGCCCAGCGAACCCAAGAAGATGGAAGCCCTGGCCGAAGCCCCCAGTGAAGCCGACATCGACGGCGTACTCAGCACCCTCGTCACCGGCGGCCGCGACACCAGCGCCCTGGGCCGCAAGCTGCCGACCTTCGACACCGACGATCTGACCTAA